A window from Leptothermofonsia sichuanensis E412 encodes these proteins:
- a CDS encoding RNA-binding S4 domain-containing protein produces MTETDTINTNTIKLEQFLKRIGVVQTGGQAKLLIQAGEVRVNGAVETRRGRKLVTGDRVSTMGETFSVNFSTL; encoded by the coding sequence ATGACTGAGACTGATACGATTAACACCAACACCATCAAGTTGGAACAATTTTTGAAGCGGATTGGAGTAGTCCAGACGGGTGGACAGGCTAAATTACTCATCCAGGCAGGTGAGGTCAGGGTCAATGGGGCTGTGGAAACTCGTCGGGGGCGAAAGTTGGTGACCGGCGATCGCGTTTCTACTATGGGGGAAACGTTTTCAGTCAATTTTTCAACGTTGTAA